In the Harmonia axyridis chromosome 3, icHarAxyr1.1, whole genome shotgun sequence genome, one interval contains:
- the LOC123675337 gene encoding uncharacterized protein LOC123675337 codes for MGELPSARVTPSRPFSHCGVDYAGPIIIKERTLRRTKFVKAYICIFVCFSTRAIHIELVKDLSTESFNNALNRFIARRGKPSKIYSDNGSNFKGARNYFLELHDLLTNKVHNKKLFNFLTPHSIEWSFIPAKSPHMGGIWEAAVKSTKYHLKRILGIASITYEEMYTILTLIESCLNSRPLSPLSSDPDDYLHLTPAHFLIGDSLAAPPQKDVRDINLNKLSRYQCTQQLTQHFWSRWSKEYLTQLQQRHKWRTPDATPKIGDLVVLKEDNIPPLRRLMGRIVDIHPGADKVPHVMSVGLSNGSVFKRSTNKVGGLCTVKPGCIEFIPWSNMTIRCGATVLNMAAWQTPSPCLNNYTPSRRD; via the exons ATGGGTGAATTACCTAGCGCTAGGGTCACACCCAGCAGACCATTCTCGCACTGCGGAGTTGATTATGCAGGCCCAATAATAATTAAAGAAAGAACACTTCGCAGAACCAAATTCGTGAAGGCATACATATGCATTTTTGTATGCTTCTCAACACGTGCTATTCACATCGAACTAGTGAAAGATTTATCCACCGAGAGTTTCAACAACGCGTTGAATAGATTTATAGCAAGAAGAGGAAaaccatcaaaaatatattcGGATAACGGCTCCAATTTTAAGGGAGCCCGTAATTATTTTCTAGAATTGCATGATTTGTTAACGAACAAGGTccacaataaaaaattatttaactTCCTTACGCCACACTCGATTGAGTGGTCGTTTATACCTGCGAAATCCCCACATATGGGAGGTATTTGGGAAGCAGCCGTAAAATCGACAAAGTACCATTTGAAACGAATTTTAGGCATCGCTTCAATAACGTATGAGGAAATGTACACAATTTTGACGCTGATTGAGTCGTGCCTCAACTCGAGACCACTTTCCCCCCTGTCGTCCGACCCAGACGACTACCTACATCTAACCCCAGCGCATTTTTTAATTGGCGACTCTTTAGCCGCTCCTCCACAGAAAGATGTCCGAGACATTAATCTAAATAAATTGTCTCGTTACCAATGTACTCAGCAGCTCACGCAGCATTTTTGGTCACGATGGTCCAAGGAATACTTGACACAGCTGCAACAGAGGCATAAGTGGAGGACACCAGATGCTACACCCAAGATAGGCGACTTAGTCGTTCTGAAGGAGGACAACATTCCACCACTTCGCCGGCTCATGGGACGTATAGTCGACATCCACCCAGGAGCTGATAAGGTGCCCCACGTTATGTCCGTAGGGCTATCTAATGGAAGTGTGTTCAAACGTTCCACGAACAAG GTGGGCGGCCTATGTACAGTCAAGCCAGGCTGTATAGAATTTATACCGTGGTCAAACATGACTATTAGATGCGGCGCCACTGTGCTCAACATGGCAGCCTGGCAAACCCCCTCCCCCTGTCTCAACAATTACACCCCTAGTAGGAGAGACTGA